From the Acidovorax sp. NCPPB 3576 genome, the window GCATGGGAACGCGGCCCGCCTGGGTGGTGGCCTTGGTGCTGCCGCTGGCGGGTTGGCTGTCGCTGCGGGCCTGGGGCATGGCGGGGCAGATGCTGCCCTGGGGCGTGCTGCAGGGCGGGGGCATGTTGCTGGTCGCGGCGCTGGCTTTTGCTCCGGTGCGGCCCGGTTGCCCGCCTCTGTCGCTGGTGGCCGTGATCGGCTGGTATGCCCTGGCCAAGCTGCTGGAGTTGGGCGACCAGGCGGTGTTCGGCTGGACGGGCGGCGGGGTGTCGGGCCACAGCCTCAAACACGTGGCGGCGGCCCTGGCTGCGTGGCCGGTGATCGCCGCGTTGGCTCCGCGCCCCTCGGGAACTCCCGGAGCCTATTGGGCGCAGTGCGTGCGGGCGGTGCCCTGGCACCGCCCGGCGGATGCCGCAGCGGGCACGGGCCGGGGCACAATCGCCGCCAGCGCGGACGAGGGGGCCCAGCGTGGGGCCGCGGCGCGACGCATCTGAAGAACCATTCCACACAGGAGCACGGCATGAGCCAAGAGCAGGCCCGCATGGCCGACCACCCCCGCGCGGCCGAGCCGTCGCACCCCAACCAGTTCGCCTTGCTGCGCCAGCGCCGCTTTGCGCCATTCTTCTGGACGCAGTTCGCCGGCGCGGCGAACGACAACCTGTTCAAGTTCGCCTTCACGGTGATGGTGACCTACCAGCTCAGCGTGTCGTGGATGCCGCCGTCCATGGCGGGGCTGGTGATCGGCGCGCTGTTCATCCTGCCGTTCCTGCTGTTCTCGGCCACGTCGGGGCAGCTGACGGACAAGTTCGACAAGACCCGCATGATCCGCTTCGTGAAGAACCTGGAGATCGCCATCATGCTGGTGGCGGCCTGGGGCTTCCTCGCCTCCAGCGCCGCGGTGCTGCTGGCGTGCACCTTCCTCATGGGGCTGCATTCCACGCTGTTCGGGCCGGTCAAGTTCGCGTACATGCCCCAGGTGCTGAACGAGCGCGAGCTGACGGGCGGCAACGGCATGGTCGAGATGGGCACCTTCGTCGCCATCCTGCTGGGCCAGGTGGCGGGCGGGCTGCTGGTGGCGGTGCCGGACATCGGCCATGCCTGGGTGGCGGCGACCTGCGTGCTGCTGGCGCTGGCCGGGCGCGCGGTGGCGCAGTTCATTCCGAGCGTGCCGGCCACCGACCCGGGCCTGTCGATCAACTGGAACCCGGTGACCGAGACCTGGCGCAACCTCCGGCTCGCGCATGCGAGCCCCGTGGTGTTCCGCTCGCTGCTGGGCATCAGCTGGATGTGGTTCTTCGGCGCGGTGTTCCTCTCGCAGTTTCCGAGCTTCGCCAAGGAAGTGCTGCACGGCGATGCGCACGTGGCCTCGCTGCTGCTCGTGGTGTTCTCGGTGGGCATCGGCGTGGGCTCGCTGCTGTGCGAGGTGCTGAGCCGCCGGCACGTGGAGATCGGCCTGGTGCCGCTGGGCGCCATCGGCATGAGCGTGTTCGCCATCGATCTGTACTTCGCCTCCCGCTCCCTGCCGCCCGCACCCGAGATGGGGCTGGGCGCCTTCGTGGCGCAGGCCGCGCACTGGCGCGTGATGGCCGACCTGGCGCTGCTGAGCCTGTTCGCCGGCCTGTACAGCGTGCCCATGTATGCCCTGATCCAGATGCGCAGCCAGCCCACGCACCGGGCGCGCATCATCGCGGCCAACAACATCCTGAACGCGCTGTTCATGATCGGCAGCTCGCTGATCGCCGGCGCGCTGCTGGGGGCGGGCTTCTCGGTGCCGCAGATCTTTCTGTTCACGGGCATCGCCAACGCCATCGTGGCGTTCTACATCTTCCTGCTGGTGCCCGAGTACCTGCTGCGCTTCGTGGCGTGGGTGGCGTCGCGCTTCGTCTACCGCTTCAAGATCCGGGGCGACGAGCACCTGCCCACCCAGGGCGCGGCCATCCTGGTGTGCAACCACGTGAGCTTCGTGGACGCGGTGCTGCTCATGGCGGCGAGCCCCCGTCCGATCTACTTCGTGATGGACCACCGTATCTTCCGCGTGCCGGTGCTCGGCTGGCTGTTCCGCCTGGCCAAGGCCATTCCCATCGCGCCGCAAAAGGACGATCCGGCGGTCTATGCCGCGGCGTTCGAGCGCGCCGCGCAGGTGCTGCGGGAAGGGGATTTGCTGGCGATCTTTCCCGAGGGCGGCATCACGCGCGACGGGCAGCTGCAGCTGTTCAAGGGCGGCATCATGAAGATCCTCGACCGTGCCCGCGAGGAAGGCGTGGCGCCCCCGGTGATCCCGATGGCGCTGACCAACCTGTGGGGCTCGTATTTCAGCCGCATCGAGCGGGGCACGGCGATGGCGCGGCCCTTCCGGCGCGGGCTGTTCAACCGCGTGGGCCTGAATGTCGGGCCGGCCGTGCCCGCAGCGCTGGTGCAGCCCGAGCTGCTGCACGCGCGCGTGGCGGGCCTGTTGGCCGACTGAGCGAGCGGGTTTGCGCTGCGGCCCCGCCGTGCCCCGCTGCGAAAGGAGCGGGGCGCGCTGACTCAGGTGGCGGCCAGCGAGGCCAGACCGCGCGGTTGCGGCTGCCCGGCGGACGCCTCGATCGGGCCGTCCTCTTCGCAGGCGCGCAGGCTGGCCTGCACGATGGCATCGGCATCCACCGCGAAGTGCGCCCGCAGGGCGGCCCGCGAGTCGCTGCGGCCGAAGCCGTCGGTGCCCAGCGTCACGTAGCGCCGGCCCGGCGGCACGAAGGCGCGCACCATCTCGGGCAATGCCACCACGTAGTCGCTCGCGGCGACGATGGGCCCGGACGTGGGCGCCAGTTGCTGCTCGAACCAGCTGCCCACCGCATCGCGCTCGCCCTGGCGCCAGCCGCGCTCGCAGGCCTGTCCTTCGCGCGCCAGTTCCACGTAGCTCGTCACGCTCCACACATCGGCCGCCACGCCGTGCTGCTGCTCCAGCCGGTCGGCGGCCTTGAGCACCTCGCCCAGGATGGCGCCGCTGCCGAAGAGCTGCACGCGGTGCGCCAGTGCCGGCGCGCCCTGCCGCAGCCGGTACATGCCGCGCACCACGCCGTCGTGCGCGTCGGCCGGCAGGCTGGGGTTGGCCACGTTCTCGTTGGTGACGGTGATGTAGAAGAATTCGTCGATCTGCGCCTCGACCATGCGACGCATGCC encodes:
- a CDS encoding MFS transporter, whose product is MSQEQARMADHPRAAEPSHPNQFALLRQRRFAPFFWTQFAGAANDNLFKFAFTVMVTYQLSVSWMPPSMAGLVIGALFILPFLLFSATSGQLTDKFDKTRMIRFVKNLEIAIMLVAAWGFLASSAAVLLACTFLMGLHSTLFGPVKFAYMPQVLNERELTGGNGMVEMGTFVAILLGQVAGGLLVAVPDIGHAWVAATCVLLALAGRAVAQFIPSVPATDPGLSINWNPVTETWRNLRLAHASPVVFRSLLGISWMWFFGAVFLSQFPSFAKEVLHGDAHVASLLLVVFSVGIGVGSLLCEVLSRRHVEIGLVPLGAIGMSVFAIDLYFASRSLPPAPEMGLGAFVAQAAHWRVMADLALLSLFAGLYSVPMYALIQMRSQPTHRARIIAANNILNALFMIGSSLIAGALLGAGFSVPQIFLFTGIANAIVAFYIFLLVPEYLLRFVAWVASRFVYRFKIRGDEHLPTQGAAILVCNHVSFVDAVLLMAASPRPIYFVMDHRIFRVPVLGWLFRLAKAIPIAPQKDDPAVYAAAFERAAQVLREGDLLAIFPEGGITRDGQLQLFKGGIMKILDRAREEGVAPPVIPMALTNLWGSYFSRIERGTAMARPFRRGLFNRVGLNVGPAVPAALVQPELLHARVAGLLAD